One Fusobacterium nucleatum genomic window carries:
- a CDS encoding divalent metal cation transporter, whose amino-acid sequence MEKKNNLSVLLGAAFLMATSAIGPGFMTQTAVFTKDMGATFAFVILVSVIMSFVAQLNVWRVLAVSKMRGQDIANSVLPGLGYFITFLVCLGGLAFNIGNVGGAALGFQVLFDLDLKIAALVSGALGVIIFSFKSASKLMDKLTQVLGAMMILLIGYVAFSTNPPVGTAVKETFIPSSINLMAIITLIGGTVGGYIMFSGGHRLIDAGIVGEENLPQVNKSAILGMSVATIVRIFLFLAVLGVVSLGNQLDAGNPAADAFKIAAGTVGYKIFGLVFLAAALTSIVGAAYTSVSFLKTLFKVVKDHENLFIIGFIVVSTLILIFLGKPVKLLVLAGSLNGLILPITLAITLIASKKEEIVGKYKHSNILFLLGWVVVVVTAYIGIQSLSKLAELFA is encoded by the coding sequence ATGGAGAAAAAAAATAATTTATCTGTTCTTTTAGGGGCTGCATTTCTAATGGCAACTTCGGCAATAGGACCTGGATTTATGACTCAAACAGCAGTTTTTACAAAAGATATGGGAGCAACATTTGCTTTTGTTATATTAGTTTCAGTCATAATGTCTTTTGTAGCTCAATTAAATGTATGGAGAGTTCTTGCTGTTTCTAAAATGAGAGGACAAGATATTGCAAATAGTGTTCTACCAGGACTTGGTTATTTTATAACATTTTTAGTTTGTTTAGGTGGTTTAGCTTTCAATATAGGGAATGTTGGAGGAGCTGCCTTAGGTTTTCAAGTTTTATTTGATTTAGACTTAAAAATTGCTGCTCTTGTAAGTGGAGCATTGGGAGTAATTATATTCTCTTTTAAATCTGCTTCAAAACTTATGGATAAATTAACTCAAGTATTAGGTGCAATGATGATTTTACTTATAGGATATGTTGCTTTCTCAACTAATCCACCTGTTGGAACTGCTGTAAAAGAAACTTTCATACCTAGTTCTATAAATTTAATGGCTATTATCACTTTAATTGGTGGAACTGTTGGAGGATATATCATGTTCTCTGGTGGACATAGACTTATAGACGCTGGAATTGTTGGAGAAGAAAATTTACCACAAGTTAATAAATCTGCAATATTAGGAATGAGTGTTGCTACAATAGTGAGAATATTCTTATTCTTGGCAGTCTTAGGTGTTGTTTCTCTTGGAAATCAACTTGATGCTGGAAACCCAGCAGCGGATGCTTTTAAAATTGCAGCAGGAACTGTTGGATATAAAATATTTGGTTTAGTATTCTTAGCAGCTGCTTTAACTTCTATTGTTGGAGCTGCTTATACAAGTGTATCTTTCTTAAAAACTTTATTCAAAGTTGTAAAAGATCATGAAAATTTATTTATAATAGGCTTTATAGTTGTATCAACTTTAATCCTTATTTTCTTAGGTAAACCAGTAAAATTACTTGTTCTTGCAGGTTCATTAAATGGACTTATTTTACCTATCACTTTGGCAATCACTTTAATAGCTAGTAAGAAAGAAGAAATTGTTGGAAAATATAAACATTCAAATATTTTATTCTTATTAGGTTGGGTTGTTGTAGTTGTAACTGCATATATAGGAATACAATCTCTATCAAAATTAGCAGAATTATTTGCTTAA
- the pxpB gene encoding 5-oxoprolinase subunit PxpB, with amino-acid sequence MENSVKFLFSGDSALVIEFGNEISVDINKKIRKMMDNIKKENIDGIIELVPTYCSLLVNYDVLKVDYQSLVEKLKTLLNGDNETVEDEEVTLIEIPTLYDDECGPDLSYVAEYNKLSKEEVIKIHTGTDYLVYMLGFMPGFTYLGGMSEKIATPRLESPRLQIYPGSVGIAGKQTGMYPSMSPGGWRIIGRTPLKLYNPDSETPVYISSGDYIRYVSISEEEYNNILKKVENNEYKLNICRVKRGELNA; translated from the coding sequence ATGGAAAATTCAGTAAAATTTTTATTTTCTGGAGATTCTGCTCTAGTAATAGAATTTGGAAATGAAATCTCTGTTGATATAAATAAAAAAATTAGAAAAATGATGGACAATATAAAAAAAGAAAATATAGATGGAATTATTGAACTTGTTCCTACTTATTGTTCTTTACTTGTAAATTATGATGTCTTAAAAGTTGACTATCAAAGTTTGGTTGAAAAATTGAAAACTCTTTTGAATGGTGATAATGAAACTGTTGAAGATGAAGAAGTTACTTTAATTGAAATTCCTACTTTATATGATGATGAATGTGGACCTGATTTATCTTATGTAGCTGAATATAATAAACTTTCAAAAGAAGAAGTTATTAAAATACATACAGGAACAGATTATTTAGTTTATATGCTTGGGTTTATGCCAGGCTTCACTTACTTAGGTGGAATGTCTGAAAAAATAGCAACTCCTAGATTAGAAAGTCCTAGATTACAAATTTATCCAGGTTCTGTTGGAATAGCAGGTAAACAGACAGGAATGTATCCTTCAATGTCTCCTGGTGGTTGGAGAATTATTGGAAGAACTCCATTAAAATTATATAATCCTGATAGTGAAACTCCTGTCTATATCAGTTCTGGAGACTATATAAGATATGTTTCTATTTCAGAAGAGGAATATAATAATATTCTAAAAAAAGTAGAAAATAATGAATATAAATTAAATATTTGTAGAGTTAAGAGAGGTGAGCTAAATGCCTAG
- a CDS encoding biotin-dependent carboxyltransferase family protein, giving the protein MPSIKVHKPGLCTTVQDIGRIGYQQFGIPVSGVMDEFAFTVANYLVENDKNNAVLEIPFLGPTLEFDFDVTIAITGADIQPKINNQDIKMWQSINVKKGDTLSFGGLKTGIRAYLAFSAEIDVPIVMGSKSTLLKSKLGGFDGRQLKMGDIINFKNVKVLSKKNILDKKYIPEYKHNQNIRIVLGPQDNYFDENSIKTMLENKYQVTKDADRMGMRLSGEVIKHKDKADIISDAAVFGSIQVPGNGQPIILLADRQTTGGYTKIATVIKADLPKLAQMVPNDTIKFSLVNIEEAQKEYKEFYKILDEIKESFVVKPKVYTEKQLYVAKKLFGNRKK; this is encoded by the coding sequence ATGCCTAGTATAAAAGTTCACAAACCTGGATTATGTACAACTGTTCAAGATATTGGAAGAATTGGTTATCAACAATTTGGAATACCTGTATCTGGAGTTATGGATGAGTTTGCTTTTACAGTAGCTAATTATCTTGTTGAAAATGATAAAAATAATGCAGTCTTAGAAATACCTTTCTTAGGACCTACATTAGAATTTGACTTTGATGTAACAATAGCCATAACAGGTGCTGATATTCAGCCAAAAATAAATAACCAAGATATTAAAATGTGGCAGTCTATAAATGTTAAAAAAGGAGATACTCTTTCTTTTGGTGGTTTAAAAACAGGAATAAGAGCTTATTTAGCATTCTCTGCTGAAATAGATGTTCCTATTGTTATGGGAAGTAAATCTACTCTTTTAAAATCTAAATTAGGTGGTTTTGACGGTAGACAATTAAAAATGGGAGACATTATTAACTTTAAAAACGTTAAAGTTCTATCTAAGAAAAATATTTTAGATAAAAAATATATTCCTGAATATAAGCATAATCAAAATATTAGAATAGTCTTAGGACCACAAGATAATTATTTTGATGAAAATTCTATAAAGACTATGCTTGAAAATAAATATCAAGTTACAAAAGATGCTGATAGAATGGGAATGAGATTATCAGGAGAGGTTATAAAACATAAGGATAAGGCTGATATAATATCTGATGCAGCAGTTTTTGGTTCTATACAAGTTCCTGGTAATGGACAACCAATTATTTTACTAGCGGATAGACAAACAACAGGAGGCTACACTAAAATTGCCACTGTTATAAAGGCTGATTTACCTAAACTTGCTCAAATGGTTCCTAATGATACTATTAAATTTAGTCTTGTAAATATTGAAGAAGCTCAAAAAGAATATAAAGAATTTTATAAGATTCTAGATGAAATAAAAGAATCATTTGTAGTTAAACCAAAAGTTTACACAGAAAAACAATTATATGTAGCAAAAAAATTATTTGGAAATAGGAAAAAATAA